The Daucus carota subsp. sativus chromosome 2, DH1 v3.0, whole genome shotgun sequence genome includes a window with the following:
- the LOC108208185 gene encoding acyl-CoA-binding protein isoform X1 codes for MVLQEEFEEHAEKAKTLPESTTNENKLILYGLYKQATVGTVNTSRPGIFNMRDRAKWDAWKAVEGKSKDEAMSDYITKVKQLLEEAT; via the exons ATGGTTTTGCAG GAGGAATTCGAGGAGCATGCTGAGAAGGCTAAGACCTTGCCAGAGAGTACCACGAACGAGAACAAGCTTATACTGTATGGATTGTATAAGCAAGCCACAGTGGGAACAGTGAATACTA GCCGTCCTGGTATTTTCAACATGAGGGACAGAGCAAAGTGGGATGCATGGAAGGCTGTTGAAG GAAAATCCAAGGATGAAGCTATGAGTGATTATATTACCAAGGTAAAGCAGCTGCTGGAGGAAGCTACTTGA
- the LOC108208185 gene encoding acyl-CoA-binding protein isoform X2, producing the protein MEEFEEHAEKAKTLPESTTNENKLILYGLYKQATVGTVNTSRPGIFNMRDRAKWDAWKAVEGKSKDEAMSDYITKVKQLLEEAT; encoded by the exons ATG GAGGAATTCGAGGAGCATGCTGAGAAGGCTAAGACCTTGCCAGAGAGTACCACGAACGAGAACAAGCTTATACTGTATGGATTGTATAAGCAAGCCACAGTGGGAACAGTGAATACTA GCCGTCCTGGTATTTTCAACATGAGGGACAGAGCAAAGTGGGATGCATGGAAGGCTGTTGAAG GAAAATCCAAGGATGAAGCTATGAGTGATTATATTACCAAGGTAAAGCAGCTGCTGGAGGAAGCTACTTGA
- the LOC108205759 gene encoding uncharacterized protein LOC108205759 codes for MAAEKTQEYHQEIQENPSLNQEKKDIFSSYLGLSFAVFLGSLPKSSLSLIPSLQSRNKSLLLKLHQAEAELKEVYSRRKEDSKANARVVEIFASHRHAWQQEEKRLLHEIDVNAEEIAHLRAKLEEFEKSEVGFKSNMEDLKREIYERDEMLNFMSKRSSEMQDYEVDLGSRFGKLRVSDGVDSLEECFVDNRGGLHNLDELTGGYVQSGNDFDSNFSNLSSKFWAERATPWQDLQYESPESVYHLKHFVARRESPWKMEGESTGISAKLKLLEQELLNLERVGKNDLSKVPSLMRKQAKRYQTLAGKIDDLCRRMASDQCEADLSPEFRTRRQTEFLLEAFRLQQRGSETGQKLLALQTETGKSCFGDALESQAQLATSRSIGSIKNNFREIQRNLEIWLARIIGDVEGSLARDGASRLKEYNASRYPFGQ; via the exons ATGGCTGCTGAAAAAACCCAAGAATATCATCAAGAAATTCAAGAAAACCCCTCTTTAAACCAAGAAAAAAAGGACATTTTTTCATCATATTTAGGTCTAAGCTTTGCAGTCTTTCTTGGGTCTCTCCCAAAATCGAGTCTTTCACTAATCCCATCTCTTCAGTCTAGAAATAAGTCACTTTTGTTGAAGCTTCACCAAGCTGAAGCTGAGCTTAAAGAAGTTTATTCTAGAAGAAAAGAGGACTCAAAAGCGAATGCTAGAGTGGTTGAGATCTTTGCTAGCCATAGACATGCTTGGCAACAAGAGGAGAAGAGACTGCTTCATGAGATTGATGTGAATGCTGAAGAGATTGCTCATTTGAGAGCTAAGCTTGAGGAATTTGAGAAATCTGAGGTGGGGTTTAAGTCTAATATGGAGGATTTGAAGAGGGAAATTTATGAGAGGGATGAGATGTTGAATTTTATGTCAAAAAGGTCTTCGGAAATGCAGGATTATGAGGTGGATTTGGGGTCAAGGTTTGGGAAACTTAGGGTTTCAGATGGGGTTGATTCTTTGGAGGAGTGTTTTGTGGATAATAGAGGCGGCCTTCATAATTTGGATGAATTGACTGGTGGGTATGTGCAGTCTGGTAATGACTTTGATTCCAACTTTTCGAATTTGAGCTCCAAGTTTTGGGCTGAAAGAGCAACTCCTTGGCAG GACTTACAGTACGAATCACCTGAATCTGTATATCATTTGAAGCATTTTGTTGCAAG AAGAGAGTCCCCGTGGAAAATGGAAGGGGAGTCTACCGGAATTTCTGCAAAACTAAAGTTACTTGAGCAAGAGCTGCTAAATTTAGAAAGAGTCGGAAAAAATGATTTGTCTAAGGTGCCATCACTGATGCGGAAGCAGGCTAAAAGATATCAAACTCTTGCAGGAAAGATTGATGATCTTTGTCGAAGAATG GCAAGTGATCAATGTGAAGCCGACCTTAGTCCAGAATTCCGGACACGAAGGCAGACCGAGTTCTTGCTGGAAGCATTTCGACTCCAGCAACGTGGATCAGAAACTGGGCAAAAGCTTTTAGCGCTTCAAACCGAGACAGGAAAGAGTTGTTTTGGCGACGCACTGGAGAGCCAGGCCCAACTGGCCACAAGTCGGTCAATAGGTTCGATAAAAAACAACTTCAGAGAAATCCAGAGGAACTTGGAGATATGGTTGGCCAGAATCATAGGTGATGTGGAAGGTTCGCTTGCAAGAGACGGGGCTTCAAGATTAAAGGAATACAATGCTTCAAGATATCCTTTTGGTCAATAG